From one Nycticebus coucang isolate mNycCou1 chromosome 14, mNycCou1.pri, whole genome shotgun sequence genomic stretch:
- the C14H11orf96 gene encoding uncharacterized protein C11orf96 homolog: MAAAKPGELMGICSSYQAVMPHFVCLADEFPQPVRPAKLSKGKGRLRRPRQSRFKTQPVTFDEIQEVEEEGVSPMEEEKAKKSFLQSLECLRRSTQSLSLQREQLSSCKLRNSLDSSDSDSAL, from the coding sequence ATGGCGGCCGCCAAGCCCGGAGAGCTGATGGGCATCTGCTCCAGCTACCAGGCGGTGATGCCGCACTTCGTGTGCCTGGCAGACGAGTTCCCGCAGCCGGTGCGGCCCGCCAAGCTGTCCAAGGGCAAGGGCCGTCTGCGGCGGCCGCGCCAGTCCCGCTTCAAGACGCAGCCAGTGACCTTCGACGAGAtccaggaggtggaggaggagggggtgTCCCCCATGGAGGAGGAGAAGGCTAAGAAGTCGTTCCTGCAGAGCCTGGAGTGCCTGCGCCGCAGCACGCAGAGCCTGTCGCTGCAGAGGGAGCAGCTCAGCAGCTGCAAACTGAGGAACAGCCTGGACTCCAGCGATTCCGACTCGGCCCTGTGA